The genomic DNA CGACTCCGGGACTCCTACGAGAAAGCTCGGCTGAGCGAGCCCGACCTGCCCGACTACGCGTCCTTCCGGACGATGGGGCTGTTCAAACACGCTTCCACCAGGTCGTACGTCGCCTTCAGGGAACAGATCGAGGACTTCGAGCATCACCGGTTCCCGACACCGAGCGGCAAGATCGAGATCTTCTCACCCGCACTCCAAGCGCTCGGGAACCCTCGGGAGATCCCCGCCATCCCCAAATACGTGCCCAGTTTCGAAGGGCCCCAGGACGAGGCCGTCCAGCGGTTCCCCTACCAACTCATCGGCTGGCACACGAAACGCAGGACGCATTCGACGCTGGACACCAGCCCCCGGCTGGAACGACTCGAACCGCACAGGCTGTGGATGCACCCGGCCGATGCCGCGGTGATCGGGGTTCACGACGAGGAAGAGGCCGAGGTGTTCAACGATCGTGGGACCATCCGCGTGCGGGTCATGGTGACCACCCGCATCATGCGGGGCGTCGTCGGGCTCGCCCAGGGTGCCTGGTACCGCCCGGACGCCCGCGGCGTCGACACGCGGGGAAACATCAACACCCTCGCGACCCAGAGGCCGACTCCCCTGGCGAAGGGGAATCCCCAGCATTCCAATCTCGTCGCGATCCGCAGGGCCTGACCATGGGCGTGGATGATGCCGGTCTGGTCCCGGGCGTCGGGCTCGTCGAGCTGGGCCGGTTGCTGGACTCCGGGCGGGTCTCGCTCCGAGAGGTTCACGACTTCTACGCGAGCCGGATCGACCGGTACGACCCCCTCCTGGGCGCTTTCGTCCACCGGGACGAGGAGGCGACCGCGCGAGAGTTGCGCCGCGCCGAAGGCCTTCGCACACGAGGACGCGAGTACCCCCCGTTCACCGGTCTGCCGATCGGTCTGAAGGACCTCCACGAGGTGCGTGGCCAGCCCTCCCGGCGCGCCTCGCTGGCCGTCGAGTCGAGTGTGGCGACACGGGACGATCCCTTTGCCGCCGGCCTGCGCGCCCAGGGCTTCGTCTTCATGGGACGCACCGCCTCCCCCGAACTCGGTATCGCTCCGGTCACCGAGAGCCCGCTCCACGGCATCACCCGCAACCCCTGGAACCCCGAGCGCAGCCCCGCCGGATCCAGCGGGGGCTCGGCAGCCGCCGTTGCCGCAGGGCTGGTTCCCATGGCCACCGGCACGGACTCGGGTGGTTCCATCAGGATGCCGGCGGCGGCCACGGGCCTGGTCGGGCTCACTGCGACACCGGGACGCCTGCCGGGTGGACGGCAGGGAGTCGTCAACGTGGTCCCCGGGTTCCTGACGCGCACCGTCAGGGACACCCGGGCACTCTTCGAGGCTTTCGGGGACGCTCCTGCCCGGCACGGTGCCGATCCCGGTTCCCCGGGCACCCCGGATCCTCCTCTCGCGGGGCTGCGGGTCGGCCTTCTGGTCCGGTCCCCCCTGTCGGGGGTCGTCGTCGATCCCCAGGTCGCTGCCGCGGCCCGGGACGTCGCCCGGACACTCGCCGCACTGGGCGCCGACGTGCACGAGTTGGGGCCGGCGTTCCTGGAGTACGACGAGGTGCTCGGGCTACGCGCCGTCCTGGACGCGACGTCGTTACGCATGTCCCCGGTGACCTGGCCGGACCGCCTCCAGCCGTTCCTCCGAGCGCTGTGGGACAGCTACGAGGAATACACGCTCGTCGACTACGCCAGGGCGTCCGAACGGGTACAGGCCGCCTCGCGCCGGATCGCCTCCCACTGGCGGAGGGACTTCGATGTGCTGGTGAGCCCGACCCTTGCCGCGAGAGCTCCCGAGGTGGGCGAGACGTTGCGGGCTGCCAACGACTCGCTCGACCACGTGCGGGCGTTCTCCCCCTATCTCGCCTTCACCGGTTGGGTGAACACCGTGGGCCTGCCCGCCATCTCGTTGCCGACGCACGTCGACTCCGAGGGGATGCCGATAGGCGTCCAACTGGTCGGCGATCGCGGTTCCGACGGGGAACTGATGCGCCTCGCGTCGGCGCTGGAGGCCGAATACCACTGGGAGGCGCGATTCCCGGCGGCGTTCGTCCCCTGAGGCACTCGCCCCGGAAGCACAGGCACATCACAGCAGGAGCACAGCGATCGGAGACAAGGAAATGGCGCTTTCGCAGCGATATGTCACAGGCTGGCAGGAGTGGCACGACAACCGGATAAAGGACCTGAATCGCCCCTACGGCTGGTTGTCGGTCGTGAGCCAGGACTGGCTGACCGAGGCGGAGCCCTTCACCTCCGAGTTCGTTCCCGGGCAGTGGCTGCTCCGGGACGAGGACATCTACTACTATCCCGACGAGGAGCGCACGGCGCACGGGGATCTCCTGACCGTCGACGGCAAGGAGGCGCGTACCCCGATCCACATTCCGCACGGGTACAACAGCAACTCGGGCACCGGCTCGAGCGTCCCTCTCTTCTACAAGGACCTCGAGGTCGAGACGATCACGCGGGTGAACGCCCAGGGCGAGAAGATCCACGCGGTTCGGGTGAGGGATCCACGCGAGGCGGCCCGGAAGGGCTTCGCCGACATCGAGACGTTCCCGTTGAGCGAGGAGTGGATCGTCCCCGCCACTTTCCTGGCCGCCGAGATCCGTTCGCACGACGTGCCCACCGTGGAGGACGGCATCTACGAGACGAACTTCGCGATCGGCAGCATCGGGCTTCGCCTGAACGGTCGCAGGTTCGACCTCGGCGTGTTCGGCCACCGTGCAGGAAGCCTGGACACCGGCTATTTCAGCAATTCGGTCTACGTCCACATCGGCGACCTGACCAACGGGAGAGAGACGTACGGAGGTGGTCGGCTCATCGAGCTCGATCCTGAAAGGCTCGACGAGATCACCGAACTCGACTTCAATCGCGCGGTGTCCTTCCCCTGCTCCCTGTCGACCTTTGTCGCGTGCCCCGTCACGCCCGCGGGCAACAGACTCCCCTTCCGGGTGACGGCCGGCGAGTACGTTCCCCCGGTCAGCTTCGAGCGGGTAGCGACCTACAAGGGGTAACGGCCCGGGGGTCGCTGGGCACAGACAACGAGCCGAGCGGGCGGCCCGCGTGAGGCCCAGGTCGTCCGGCGGCGTGTCCTAACGGAGGAGTTCCCTGAGCATCTGCGCGACGATCGAGAAAGACCACAGGACGGGCACCCCACAATCTGCCCGTACTCGTTCGGCGATCTCCTCGTCGTAGTCGAGGCAATCCATGAGCACCAACGTGGGAGCGGCCGACCTCATCTCCGCGATGGCCGCGGCCACGTGAGACTCGTCCGCGTTGGGCAGCAACGGCACCGTGACGACTTCGCGTCCCGGGGCCGACCAGCGTTCGCGGAAATGCTCGCGCTGTTCCGCCAGAGGCACGAGGACACCGAGGCGCCCCGTCGGCAGGACGGAGTCGACAGTGGCCCCGACCAGATGCGCGGGCAGGACCACCAGGCCTGGCGAGGTGACGCCGGGAAAGTCCGCGGCGCAGAAGAGAGTCGTGACGTCGCAGCCCTCTGCCTGGAGTCCGCCGATCAACTCGGCCGCCCGGGCCTCGACATAGGTCTTGGAGATCTTCCTTCCGGACTCGTCGGGAAGGTGCCCCCGCTCGCTCGGGGGAACGAATGCGATGAGCGTGTCCGCGTCGTCCTTTGGTGCGAGCCGCTCCACGGCCGGCCCGTCGAGGCCGTCGAGAGCGCCGCGGCACACGATCCGGGCGTTCACGGGCAGCAGTGCCTCCCGAATCCGCGCGATCACGTCCGGACGGTCGGACCATCCGATGAGGACGAGCCCCAGCCCGCGGGTCACGCCTTCTCCCCCTGCGTGCCGGACGCACCCGGGAAGCCGTCGAGAGCACGCAGCACGAAGTCGATCAGCAGAGGAAGATCGAACACGGGCAGGGAGAAGGTCTCGCGTATGTACTGGGCATGCGCGGGGAAGCAGGTGCACTCGAACACCAGCGCGCCCACAGCCGGGTGGTCGTCGAGCAACTCACGGACGGCGGCGTGAAGTTCGGCCCGGATCCGGTTCTGATCCATCACGGTCTGAAGATTGTGGATGACGCTGTGGAAGTGCTCCTTGTCCTCCAGGCCCTTGACCACGATCCCGGGAAGGCCCCAGGCGCCGACGGGCGCGAGCATCCGTTCATCGATGTCGGACGAGCACGCCGTGAGGACGGCGATCTCCCGGTCGGGAGGGACGATGCGCCGGACGAGCGGCAGGACGAGCAGCGCGGACGACAGCGTGGGAACGCCACTGTGCTCGGCGATCTCCTGCTGGAACTGGGCGAGGAAGCCGCAGCTGCCGCTCACCAGATCGACGCCGCGGTCCCCGAGTTCGTCCGCCGCGTCCGCGACAGCCTCCCGGGCCCACTGATCACCTCGCTGGAGAGCGGAGAAGCTCGTCAGCGGCGCGATCGCACGTTCCGTGACGGCGCCGGCCGGTACAGGCGTGTCGTCTGGGCCGACCCACACCCGCGCGATCCAGTCGAGATCGAGTACACCGAGCGTCCGGGCGCCGCCGAACAGCTCAGCGCTGCCGGGCATGTTGTCGATGGTCGTCATCGCGATGCTTCCTGTCGCTGTCAGAACTCGTTGAGGGTCTCCAGGGCGTGGTGGTGCCGGTACTCCTGCCGGACCAGACCCCTGCGACGCAACTCGGGAACGGTGTGCTGGGCAAAACTCGCAGCCAGGTCGAGCGCGTCCGACGACGGCGGGAGACCAAGGAGGAAGCCGTCCACATCCGTGTCCACCGCGATCTCCGTGAGCAGGTCAGCAGCGTCGGCTCCGGCGTCGGCACCCGACCAGCGCGACACCGTGAGTTCGAGGAAGACCTTGCCCCAGCGCCAGGCCCCGAGGCGCGGCCGCGGCCTGGACGCCTGGCGCGAGGCCGCGGCCGGATCTGCCCAGACGACCACGTCGGTGGCGGTCACCGGCCCGTCGTCATCACCCTCGGCCAGGGGCACAAGCCTGTCGGTGAACAGTACGGACGAGCCGGCTGCCCGCGCATCGCAGGCGAACCCGACGTGGTGGTACTGGGCACCCAGGTATCCCGTCAGAGCCGACCGGTCGAAGTCGTCCAGATCGAGCACCAGGAAGTCGAGCGTGGCGTCCTCGGCGAGTTGGGTGACCTTCACGAGCCGGGCGAGCCGATCGCGACGCTGCATCGCCTGTGCCTGCCGAAGGCGGCCGGCGGGCAGCGTGGAACCGACCGCGGGGGTTGACCTGGACCCGAGTCTCCACGCCAGGTGGAAGGGTCCTCGTGTGGTCATGGTCTCGTCCTTGGTCGATCGATACGGTCCGCTTGTAGGTGGATCATAGATCCTCTCCCCGGCCCCCCACACGTGCAGAACCCCTAACCTGAGAAGACCTGGTCCACCGGTAGCCAGACGCGCATCGGCCCGACCGCTCGTTCGCCCCACGCGTGATAGGGAACGCTCGTCAGCCCGACGGCCTCACCGACCGGCCGGGCTCCCGGATCCCCGGCCGCCGCGATCTCCCGATAGGGCCACTCCGCACCGGACGCAGGCCGCCGGACCCCGTCCAGCCTGACCCTCGCCGAGCCGTCGGGATGGGTGCCGTCCAGCCTCGGCCGGGCACCGGGAAGGACGAAACATTCCTCCAGACCCGGATTGTCGATCTCCTCGAACGCCTGGACCAACGGCCCGACCTCGACCGCGACCGCCGCCCGGGCCGCGTCCAGCCGGGAGTCGGCCGCGATCAGCCGTGGCGCGACGCTCCAGCTGAGGTCGACGGCATCGCCCTCGTGCCAGGCGCCCTCGACGAGCGCCCAGCCGTCGGCCACCGACACGCGACGGCCCGGCGCCTCGACCTCGACCCCCGAGGCCCACCCGGGCACCCGGAGCCGTAGCGTCCACTCATCCACGCCGCCGCCCGTGACGACCGCGCGCACCCCTCCGCCGTGCGGGTGGTCGGTGTCGATCCGCACGTGCCCCCAACCCGTGTCGACGGTCGAGGACGCGTAGCCCACCAGCCACAGCCCGCTCTCGTCGGCAGCCGCCAGGTAGGCGGCGGCGCTGGCCAGGAGCCGCATCACGTTCGGCGGGCAGCAGGCGCAGTCGAACCATGCCCGCCGCCCGTTGGCCGGGCTCCGCCCGTCGTGGGCCAGCGCCCCGGAGCGCAGTTCGAGGGGGTTGACGTAGAGATACCGATCGCCGCTCGCCGAGACCCCGCTCAGCACCGCGTTGTACAGCACCCGTTCGATGGCGTCGCCGTAGCTCGCCTCCCCGGTGGCGAGGAACAGGCGCCACGCCCACTGCACCAGCCCGATCGCCGCGCACGTCTCGGCGTACGCCCGGTCGGACGGCAGCTCGAAGGCGTCCCCGAACGCCTCCTGCTCCCAGCGGGCTCCTATTCCCCCCGTGAGATAGGTACGGCTCGCCCACATCGCGGTGAACTGCGACCGCAGCACATCGAGCAGAACGGTGTCGCCGGTCTCGACCGCGACATCGGTCGCGCCGGCGGCAAGATAGACCGCGCGGACCGCGTGTCCTTCGATCGATTCCTGGTCCCGGACCGGCACCCGATCGCAGAAGTACGAACTCTCGAACTCGTGGAAGGTGATCCGGCCCGAGCCACGGGAGTCGACCATCCACCGGGCCAGGTCCAGGTACCGACGCCGGCCGGTCTCACGGTAGAGCTCCACCAGGGCGGTCTCTACCTCCGGATGACCGTCCAGGCGTTCGTCGCGCCCGGGGCCGAACCGCTCACCGAGGTGGTCGGCGAGGCGCACCGCCACGGGTAGCAGTTCGTCCGCGCCGCCTGCCCGGTGTTGCGCTATCGCCGCCTGGATCAGATGCCCGGCGACGTAGTGCTCGTGGCTCCACGTCAGGTCGGCGTAGGCGTCGTCGGTCATCGTGTCGAGATATCCGTCCGCGTGTTGCGCGGCCGCGACCAGACTCCCGATGCGCGACTGATCCCCGACCGGGTGACCCGACCGGCGGCTCTCCCACGCGGCGGCCTCCAGCCATTTGTACGCGTCCGAATCCGCGAATCGCGGTCCCCTGGGGACGAGCCCCTGGGCGCCGGCGGCCCTGCGGAAGTTGTCGAGCACACCCGAGGTCTCGAGTTCGCGTCGTCCGGCGGGAATGCCGTTGCGGGCACTGGCCCGCTGGCGTTCGGCCAGCAGGCCGCCGGTGATGGTGACCTCGCCCAGCCCGAGGGGACGCAGCCCACCCAGCGCATCCGGGCTCGGCACCACCGGCGAGATCGGCCGCCGCTCAGGCATGCCCTGCCGCCCACTGCTCCAACCCCGCGGCATCGATCGGCAGCGCGGCGGTCAGCACCTCCGCACCGGCGTCGGTCACCAGGACGTCGTCCTCGATGCGGACACCGATTCCGCGCAACTCGGGCGGCACCGTCAGGTCGTGTGCGTGGAAGTACAGGCCCGGCTCCACGGTGTGCACCATTCCCGGCTCCATCAGCGATCCCACGTAGTCCCGGCTGGCGGCCTTCGAGCAGTCGTGCACGTCCAGGCCGAGGTGGTGACCGATGCCGCAGATCAGCCACCGGCGGTGATGCTGGCCCAACGGCGACAGTGCCTCGTCCACCGACACCGGCAGCAGGCCCCAGTCGTGCAACCCGTTCGCCAGCACCTCCATGCAGGCGTGGTGGAACGCCGTCCACGCCGCCCCCGGATGCACCGCCGCCAGGCCCGCGCGCTGGGAGGCCTCCACGAGATCGTGCACCTGACGCTGCGCCGGGCTGAACGTCCCGCCCGCCGGGAAGGTGCGGGTCACGTCGGCGGTGTAGAAGGTCTCCGCCTCGACGCCCGCGTCCAGCAGGATCAGGTCGTCCGCGGTGATCGCGCCGTCACACCTCGTCCAGTGGAGAATCGGGCCGTGCCGGCCCGCAGCGACGATACTGGCGTAGCCGGGCCCGTGGCCCAGGGTGCGCGCCGTCCGGTCGAAGGTTCCCTGCAACCAGCGCTCGCCGCCGCTCTCGATCGCCGTGCCCATCTCGGAGGCGACCGCCCCGAATCCCACCACGGACGCGTCCACGGCCTGCCGTAGCTGCCCGATCTCGAAGGCGTCCTTGATCCTGCGCAGGCGCGAGATCTCGGTGCCCAGTTCGGCCGAGATCGGCAGGCCGTCCACGGGACCGGGGTTCACCGGTGACCCGGCGGCCAGCACGCCCGATGCGGGCAGCACCGGCAGACCGTCGAGGGGCTTCACCTCGATCTGCAGGGCCGCCGACCATTCGGCCAGCGAGGGGATCGGCCCGACCCACAGCTCGGAGCGCTCACGTTCCGACAGATACCCGCGATCGGACGCGGTGACCGGTTCGGGAAGATACAGCACCGCGTCATGCCCGCCCGGAGCCGGAGTCATCACGAGCACCGCGTCCTTCGCCGCGCACCCGGTCAGCCACACGAAATCGGAGTCGGGGCGAAAGGCGTAGTAGGCATCGTCGTTGCGGACGGGTGGCGTTCCGGCCGACACCACGATCACCGCGCCGGGGAACGCCTCCCCGAGCGCACGCCGATGACCGGCGACCGACTCCGCGAGCCCGTCGGGCAGGTCGGGCGACCGGTCGACCGGAGCCCAACCCTGCCCGACGTCCCTCACGAAATCGGGGATGTCGACCAACCTCGGCAGGATCTCGCGCGGTTGGGGCGCGGGCAGTGGACGGTCATGGAGATGCATCAGCGGGGGCCTCCTTCGTTGTCGACCAATTGGAACAATCGTGGGAGCACGCCGCCCGAGTGCAGGCCGTCGTGTTCGAACTCGTTGGTGACCCATGCCTGCAGGTTCCCCACGAGTGCGGCCGTCTCCAGCGACAGCCCGACATCGACGTACATGTCGTCGGCATAGACGGCCGCCGCCACCGGCACCTCGTTGTCACGTAGCCGATCCAGGTCGTACAGGGACGTCCAGTCGGTGTGTTCGGCCAGAGCGCGCGCGGCGGGGGCGAAGGGCCGCAGCGCGCTGACCTCGTCGAGCATCCAGGGGAACATCATCTCCCCCGTGAACAGCAGCGGCCGCGCCTCTTCGGCGAACTGGGGGTGACGATCACGCTCTGCTTGCGCCGCCCACCGCGTCGCCGTCCCCGGCATGCCGTAGATCGACTCCTGCAACACCATGAACAAAGGCCGGTCGCGCAGGGACGACAGCGTCATGACCTGGTCGCGGAAGGTGTCGGTCAACGGGCCTCCCGGTTCGCCTCCTGCCCACGCCTCGTCGACGAGCCAGTGCAGGCGCAGGGAGCCCGGTCGCATGCCCAGGTCGATACCCAGGGATTGGAAGCGGCGGACGGTCAGCCTGTCGCCGTCCGGGAGCCGGACGTCCTCGGCCTCCAACTGGTCGGCCAGGGCCGCGACGCGATCGCGGTCGTCCGGGAAACGCTCGTAGAACCTGCCGGTCCGGTCCACCATCTTCGGATAGGTGCGCCGGTAGACCTCACCGGCGTCCGGCCGAACCGACGCGAGTCCGCCCGCCACATAGCAGGCCGACAGCGCCTCGGGTGCCTTCGACAGGTACTCCAGCGTGATGAACCCCCCGAAGCTCTGCCCGAGGGTGGCCCACCGGCGATCGCCGTACTCGGACGAACGGAGGGCCTCGAGATCGGCCACGATCGAGTCGGCTCGATAGCACGCGAGCAGCCGGGCACCGTCACGGGGCGACAGATCCGCGACGTCGCTGCCCTGTAGCCGCCCGCTGCGCCCGGTTCCCCGCTGATCGACCAGGATCACGCGGAACCGCTCCAACGCGGTCGGCAGCCATCCGTCCTGACCGGTCGGACGAGGAGACTTGCCGCCCGGCCCACCCTGCAGGTACACCAGCAGCGGCAGGTCCTCGCCGGCACGCCGTGCCGAGACGACCTCGCGGGCGAAGACCGTGGTGCTGCGTCCCCCCGGCTCGCTCCAGTCCACCGGAACCTGGATGGAGCGGTCGGTGAACGTCATGCCCCCGGCCGTGTATCGCGAATGTATCATCGCACTCTCACTCGTGGATCGATCGCGACGTAGAGCACGTCGACGATCAGGTTGCCGACAACGATGAACACCCCGCCGAGCAGGACGACCCCGATGATGATGGGGCGGTCGTTGGAGGCCACCGACTGGACCGCGAGCTGGCCGATGCCCTGGAGGCCGAACACCTGCTCGATGACGATCGCCCCGCCCAGGAGCACCGCGATGTCGTTGCCGAGTTGCGTCGTCAGCGGCGTCAGCGTCGAGCGCATCGCGTGCTTGTAGATCACCTGGCGTTCGGTCAGCCCCTTGGCCCTGGCCGTGCGTATGTAGTCCTCGCCGAGCACGTCGAGCAGCTGCCCGCGGGTCAGCCTCGCGTACACCGCCGCCGTGACCAGAGCGAGGGTGAACCACGGCAGGACGAGGTGCCACGCCCACTGCACCGGGTCGTCGGAGAACGGTACGTATCCGCCGGGCGGGAACAGCGTGAACCCGTTCTTCCGGGGGAGGAAGTACAGCGTGTACAACAGCACCATGCCGAGCACGAACGTCGGGAAGCTCAGGCCCACCAGCGTGACCATCTGGCCGAGGCGGTCCCCGATGCTGCCCGGGCGCCGGGCGGAGAAGACCCCGATCGGCACACCCATCGCCAGCCACATCACGACGCCCCCGATGATCAACGAGATCGTCGCGGGCAGACGCGCGGCTATCAGTTGGGCGACCGGTAGCTGGTTGCGGTAGGAGAAGCCCAGGTTGCCCTGCAGTGCGTTGCCGAGGAACTTCAGGTACTGCTGCCAGATGGGCAGGTCGAGTCCGAGGTTGCGGCGGATGAGCTCCAGGGTCTCCTCGGTCGCCTTGTCGCCGGCGATCATGCGGGCCGGGTCGCCGGGCGCGACGTAGAACAGGGCGAACACGAACACGCTCAGCGCGAGCAACACCAGCACTCCGAAGCCCAGGCGCTTCATGACGAACCGGATCATGCCGAGACCTTCTTCCCCGCGGCGGCCATCTTGGCGAACCGTCGTGCCGCCGCCCTGCTCGAGACCCGCGAGGCCTTCGGGTCGAGGGCATCCCGAAGGGAGTCGCCCAGGACGTTGAAACTCAATGTGCTGAACAGCAGCGCGAGCCCCGGGAACAGCACGAGCCACGGGGCCGCCAGATACACCGAGGACGCCGAGGCGTCGGCGAGCATGCCTCCCCAGCTGGCCGCCGGGGGCACGATGCCCAGGCCGAGGAACGACAGGGTCGCCTCGAACACGATCGCCGAGGGGATCATCATCGTGGTGTAGATCGTGATCGTCACCGCGAGGTTGGGCAGCACGTCGACCACCATCATCGACAGGAGCCCCGCACCGAGCGAGCGGGACGCCTCGATGAACTCCCGCTGCCTCAGCGACAGCACCTGACCACGGATGATGCGCGCGAGACTCGCCCAGCTGAAGAAGATGATGACGCTCACGCTCAGCGTCAGCGACGCTCCGAACACGGACACGATCGCCAGGGCGCACAGCAGGAAGGGGACGCTCATCACCAGGTCGATGAGCCGGGACAGCACGGTGTCCACCCATCCGCCGACGAAGCCTGCGACCGTGCCGACGATCACGGCGATTACCGAGGCGGCCAACGAGGCCAACACGCCGACCAGGAGGGACACCCGCGCTCCGTAGGCGAGGCGCACCAGGACGTCCCGCCCGAGGTGGTCGGTGCCGAGCAGGAACTCACGGGACGGGCCGACCGGCAGCCCCGCCGGGGTGAGCCCCGTGTCGCGGAACTGCTCGGCCTCGCCGTGGCCGGTCCACTGCGCGACGAGCGGTGCGGCGAGCGCGAACGCGATCAGCGCGAGGATGAACAAGCTCGCCACCACGCTGGCGGGATCGCGGCGCAGGCGTCGCCACGTGAGCGCCAGCGCGCCGCGTCCCGTCACCTCGATCGCGCTCATGCCCGCTCTCCCGCCTGCACGAGCAGTTTCCTCGGTGTGCCGGGGTCGCGGAGTGTGGCATGCATGCTCGCCTCCAGGAGTCGTCGAGTGAACGGATGGTGTGGATGGTCGTGGACCTGCGCGGCGTCGCCGAGCTCGACGATCTGGCCCGCGTCCATCACGGCGATCCGGTCGGAGATGTGCCGGACCACCGCCAGATCGTGCGAGATGAACAGGTAGGACAGCCCGAACTCAGCCTGAAGTTCCTTCATCAGGTTGAGCACCTGCGCCTGGACCGAGACGTCGAGCGCGGACACGGGCTCGTCACAGATGATGAGGGACGGATTCAGTGCCAGTGCCCGGGCGATGCCGATGCGCTGGCGCTCCCCGCCCGAGAACTCCCCGGGAAAGCGGTTGTAGTGCTCGGGCTTGAGCCCGACCACCTCCATCAGGTGCTGCACGAGGCGGCGCCGCTCGTCCCCGAACGCCAGATGGTGGATCCGGAACGGGTCGCCGATGATCGCTCCCACGCGCCGGCGGGGATTGAGCGAGCCGATCGGGTCCTGGAACACGATCTGCACCTCCTTGCGCAGCTGATGCCACTGCCGCGCGCCAAGGGTCGACAGGTCGTGCCCCGCGAGCCGCACTGTGCCCGCGTCCATCGGCTGGAGCCCGGCGATCACTCGTGCGAGGGTGGACTTCCCGCAACCCGACTCCCCCACCAGCCCGACGGTCTCCCCGGTGTGGACGACCAGGTCGATCCCCTTGAGCACCTCCCTGGGGGGCTGACGCCGCAGCGTCCCGCGCTGCGCGAAGCTGACGCGGACCCCGCTGACCTCCACGATCGGTGTGTTGCGCAGCAGATCGTCGGCCACGGGACGGGTGAGCCCCGGCGTCGGCACCTGCTCGCCCGTCCGGCTCGGCAGCGGTGCGGGCTCCTCGGACAGCACCGCCGGGCGCTCCAACCAGCAGGTCGCCTCGCCACCGTCGTCGTACACGCGCACGGGCGGACGCTCGAACCGGCACCGCTCCATCACCATCCGGCAACGGTC from Brooklawnia cerclae includes the following:
- a CDS encoding ABC transporter ATP-binding protein, whose translation is MALLDVEHLSIQIPTEDGIIHAAQDISFSVEAGTLFGIVGESGSGKSVLTQAITGLLPGASVTGRALLDGEDLLALSPEELRRKRGSQIGMIFQDPLSTLHPFYKVGAQIVEAIQAHEKVPAREAQRRTAEMLTRVGIQPDQAFSAYPHQFSGGMRQRVMIAMALICHPQLVIADEPTTALDVTVQHQIIELLDEMRHELGTTIVMISHDLGLMATVADDLMVLYAGNRMETGRSEALFRQPAHPYTAGLLASSPSRGVPGEPLVAIPGRPPSLLDVAEGCVFADRCRMVMERCRFERPPVRVYDDGGEATCWLERPAVLSEEPAPLPSRTGEQVPTPGLTRPVADDLLRNTPIVEVSGVRVSFAQRGTLRRQPPREVLKGIDLVVHTGETVGLVGESGCGKSTLARVIAGLQPMDAGTVRLAGHDLSTLGARQWHQLRKEVQIVFQDPIGSLNPRRRVGAIIGDPFRIHHLAFGDERRRLVQHLMEVVGLKPEHYNRFPGEFSGGERQRIGIARALALNPSLIICDEPVSALDVSVQAQVLNLMKELQAEFGLSYLFISHDLAVVRHISDRIAVMDAGQIVELGDAAQVHDHPHHPFTRRLLEASMHATLRDPGTPRKLLVQAGERA
- a CDS encoding ABC transporter permease codes for the protein MSAIEVTGRGALALTWRRLRRDPASVVASLFILALIAFALAAPLVAQWTGHGEAEQFRDTGLTPAGLPVGPSREFLLGTDHLGRDVLVRLAYGARVSLLVGVLASLAASVIAVIVGTVAGFVGGWVDTVLSRLIDLVMSVPFLLCALAIVSVFGASLTLSVSVIIFFSWASLARIIRGQVLSLRQREFIEASRSLGAGLLSMMVVDVLPNLAVTITIYTTMMIPSAIVFEATLSFLGLGIVPPAASWGGMLADASASSVYLAAPWLVLFPGLALLFSTLSFNVLGDSLRDALDPKASRVSSRAAARRFAKMAAAGKKVSA